From a region of the Spirochaetaceae bacterium genome:
- a CDS encoding DEAD/DEAH box helicase: MDKPLIVQSDLTLMLDVHNTLFDEARVAIGRFAELEKAPEHFHLYRISALSLWNAAALGLTSSEIVDSLQNYSRYELPANVAVQIADLYSRYGRLILLPQNDGRLLLTIANPKDKLLLRELASHKQLVKYLMTSDEGFSLKLIDRGTIKQLLIKVGWPVKDLVPLRPGSPFAVTLQETLQLRPYQVASTNNFLGDGKVGYGFGVIVLPCGAGKTVVGIDVMSKVQNETLILAANIAAARQWKREILAKTYVKPEDIGEYSGDFKEIKPITIATYQIMVWRKDKEAEFEHFKLFSSRNWGLIIYDEAHLLPAPVFRITAEIQSVHRLGLTATLVREDGAESDVFSLIGPKRYDVAWRDLEKQGYIATANCIEVKVALTAEEELKYATASPRAKMRIASEGEAKLAIVNKLLSKHEGESILIIGQYLNQLNLVAGNLKAPIITGQTPNGERDRIYDDFREGKIKVLVVSKVANFSIDLPDASVAIQLSGTFGSRQEEAQRLGRIIRPKDRPSYFYSVVSRFTEEELFSANRQKFLAEQGYSYAIYKE; encoded by the coding sequence ATGGATAAGCCTCTCATCGTGCAAAGCGATTTAACTTTAATGCTAGATGTACACAATACCCTTTTTGATGAAGCACGGGTTGCCATCGGTCGCTTTGCCGAGCTGGAAAAAGCCCCCGAACATTTTCATTTATACCGCATAAGCGCCCTTTCGTTGTGGAATGCGGCCGCTTTGGGATTAACTAGCAGCGAGATAGTAGATAGCTTACAAAATTATAGCCGTTACGAGCTACCGGCCAATGTGGCGGTGCAGATAGCCGATTTGTACAGCCGTTACGGGCGGTTAATCCTTTTACCGCAAAATGATGGCCGCTTGTTGCTTACCATAGCCAACCCCAAAGATAAACTTTTACTGCGCGAACTGGCCAGCCATAAGCAGTTGGTTAAATATTTAATGACTAGCGATGAAGGTTTTAGCCTTAAATTAATTGATAGAGGTACCATTAAACAATTATTAATTAAAGTAGGTTGGCCGGTAAAAGATTTAGTCCCTTTAAGGCCGGGCAGCCCCTTTGCAGTAACCTTGCAGGAAACTTTGCAGCTTAGGCCGTATCAAGTGGCCAGTACTAACAACTTTTTGGGTGATGGTAAGGTGGGTTATGGCTTTGGGGTTATTGTATTGCCTTGCGGAGCCGGTAAAACGGTGGTGGGCATAGATGTAATGAGCAAGGTGCAAAACGAAACCCTCATTTTGGCGGCTAACATTGCGGCGGCCCGGCAGTGGAAGCGAGAGATACTGGCCAAAACCTATGTAAAGCCCGAAGATATTGGCGAATACAGTGGCGATTTTAAAGAGATAAAACCCATCACCATTGCTACCTATCAAATTATGGTGTGGCGTAAAGATAAAGAGGCCGAGTTTGAACATTTTAAACTATTTAGCAGCCGTAACTGGGGGCTGATTATTTATGATGAGGCGCATTTACTGCCGGCGCCGGTGTTTAGGATAACGGCCGAAATTCAAAGCGTGCACCGATTGGGCCTTACCGCCACTTTGGTACGTGAAGACGGTGCGGAGAGTGATGTTTTTAGCCTGATTGGCCCCAAACGTTACGATGTAGCATGGCGCGATCTTGAAAAACAAGGCTACATTGCCACCGCCAACTGTATCGAGGTAAAAGTAGCTTTAACGGCCGAAGAAGAACTTAAATACGCTACAGCTTCGCCGCGCGCTAAAATGCGTATCGCTAGTGAGGGTGAGGCTAAACTAGCTATTGTAAACAAGTTACTGTCCAAGCACGAGGGCGAAAGTATTTTGATTATCGGGCAATATCTCAATCAGTTAAACCTGGTGGCCGGTAATCTTAAAGCCCCTATCATTACCGGCCAAACTCCTAACGGTGAGCGCGACCGTATTTACGATGATTTTAGAGAAGGTAAAATCAAAGTGTTGGTAGTAAGTAAAGTGGCCAATTTCTCCATCGATTTACCCGATGCCAGTGTAGCCATTCAGCTTTCCGGTACTTTTGGCAGCCGCCAAGAAGAAGCGCAGCGGCTGGGGCGGATTATCCGGCCTAAAGATAGGCCCAGCTACTTTTATAGTGTAGTAAGCCGTTTTACAGAGGAAGAGCTTTTTAGCGCCAATCGTCAAAAGTTCTTGGCCGAGCAAGGCTATAGCTACGCTATATATAAGGAATAA
- a CDS encoding AAA family ATPase produces the protein MKVSKLTSKDIDFTLDIAEPKEVAVQKRAFAALKLALEIEAKGYNVYVMGSNGLGKQTGVLNFLKQYQQTATKLSDLLLLYNFTDKDRPLVAYLAAGEARYFKEAMQNLVKAGGDLWQSCLHSESYKQEQSKLLKQMEYNERQLLGGFEKKILGQFSLVYQGEEGEMTADLKPVVDGKQLEFDDLKQALLNNILSEEEWYRWRENYYALLDEMHKTLAKLQEDSKAGQQKLKDLFKANFKAGLQPLAAKLAEQYDNNEVISTYLKQLPEDMAEQSELLAEDDDSLKQRYAVNVLVDNGSGTRPLIYETWPTYNNLFGSIHQSDDEEVTFTNIKAGALLKASGGFLVINIDELLKEEELYSHFRRVLLNNQVTIERQSLPLLPPLALKAEKIALNCKVIVLGNELLYELLYLKDEEFKGIFKVVAEFSDTIERTQDSTAEYSRFCHSLIAGEGLLPLAADGLEAILKEAVKLSYDKGHFTGDLSSLADLLREANYFAKNLNASTIDAVAVKKTLANRRYINNLSEEFILKEINEKILNIKASGQLVGKINALVVVDRGSYSFGLPALISAQTAAGKDGLINIEREVGLSGELHDKGVFILDGFIRANFGRNTPLSITMSLGFEQSYDGVEGDSATLAETCVIISSIAEVAIKQSIGVTGSMNQFGEVQVVGGVSDKVSGFYNVCKQEGLTGEQGVIIPKGNIRHLFLEDEILKAIDKGLFNVWSVETIEEALYLLTSHEVGQKNKRGKYPKGSLYYKVEENLKTMNN, from the coding sequence ATGAAAGTAAGTAAATTAACAAGCAAAGATATAGATTTTACTTTAGATATAGCAGAGCCTAAAGAGGTTGCGGTGCAAAAACGAGCCTTTGCTGCCCTTAAACTAGCTTTAGAGATAGAGGCTAAAGGGTACAATGTGTATGTAATGGGGAGTAATGGCTTAGGTAAACAAACCGGTGTACTTAACTTTTTAAAACAATATCAGCAAACGGCGACTAAGCTAAGCGATTTACTTTTACTTTATAACTTTACCGATAAAGATAGGCCATTGGTGGCCTACTTAGCGGCTGGTGAGGCGCGTTACTTTAAAGAGGCTATGCAAAATTTAGTTAAGGCCGGCGGCGATTTATGGCAAAGCTGTTTACATAGCGAAAGTTATAAGCAAGAACAAAGTAAGTTACTAAAACAGATGGAATATAACGAACGCCAGTTGTTAGGTGGTTTTGAAAAAAAGATATTAGGGCAATTCAGTTTAGTTTATCAAGGGGAAGAAGGTGAAATGACCGCCGATTTAAAACCGGTGGTAGATGGTAAACAACTGGAATTTGACGATTTAAAGCAGGCCTTATTGAATAATATTTTAAGCGAAGAAGAGTGGTACCGCTGGCGCGAAAATTATTATGCTTTATTAGATGAAATGCACAAAACATTGGCTAAATTGCAGGAAGACAGCAAAGCCGGTCAGCAAAAGTTAAAAGATTTATTTAAAGCCAATTTTAAGGCCGGTTTGCAGCCTTTAGCGGCTAAATTAGCCGAGCAATATGATAATAACGAGGTAATTAGCACCTATCTTAAGCAGTTACCGGAAGATATGGCGGAGCAAAGCGAGCTGCTGGCCGAAGATGATGATAGCTTAAAGCAACGTTATGCCGTAAATGTACTGGTAGATAACGGCAGCGGGACAAGGCCGTTAATTTACGAAACGTGGCCCACTTATAATAATTTATTTGGCTCTATCCATCAAAGTGATGATGAAGAGGTAACCTTTACCAACATTAAGGCTGGGGCCTTGCTTAAAGCTAGCGGCGGTTTTTTGGTAATTAATATTGATGAGCTGCTTAAAGAAGAAGAACTTTACAGTCATTTTAGAAGGGTATTGCTTAATAATCAGGTAACCATCGAGCGGCAAAGTTTGCCTTTATTGCCGCCGCTGGCCTTAAAGGCCGAGAAGATAGCTTTAAATTGTAAGGTGATTGTGCTGGGTAACGAGCTGCTCTACGAACTTTTATATTTAAAAGACGAAGAGTTTAAAGGTATCTTTAAGGTGGTAGCTGAGTTTAGCGATACCATAGAACGTACGCAAGATAGTACCGCCGAGTATAGCCGTTTTTGCCACAGTTTAATTGCCGGCGAAGGGTTATTGCCCTTAGCAGCCGATGGACTAGAGGCCATTTTAAAGGAAGCCGTTAAACTTAGTTACGATAAAGGCCACTTTACCGGCGATTTAAGCAGTTTGGCCGATTTGCTGCGCGAGGCCAATTATTTTGCTAAAAATTTAAATGCTAGCACTATCGATGCCGTCGCCGTCAAAAAAACTTTAGCTAACCGCCGCTACATTAATAATTTAAGCGAAGAGTTTATCTTAAAGGAAATAAATGAAAAGATTTTAAATATTAAAGCCAGCGGGCAATTAGTGGGTAAAATTAATGCTTTAGTGGTGGTTGATAGGGGCAGTTATAGTTTTGGTTTACCGGCTTTAATTTCGGCCCAAACGGCGGCCGGTAAAGATGGTTTAATTAACATAGAGCGTGAGGTGGGCTTATCGGGCGAGTTGCACGATAAAGGGGTGTTTATTTTAGATGGTTTTATCCGGGCTAACTTTGGCCGTAACACCCCCTTAAGTATTACTATGAGTTTGGGTTTTGAGCAAAGTTACGATGGGGTAGAGGGCGATAGCGCCACTTTAGCCGAAACCTGTGTGATTATTTCGTCTATCGCGGAAGTGGCCATTAAGCAAAGCATTGGCGTAACCGGTAGCATGAACCAATTTGGCGAGGTGCAGGTGGTAGGCGGTGTAAGCGATAAAGTAAGCGGTTTTTATAATGTTTGTAAGCAAGAGGGGCTAACAGGGGAGCAAGGGGTAATTATTCCTAAAGGCAATATCCGGCACCTTTTTTTAGAGGACGAAATTTTAAAGGCTATTGATAAAGGGTTATTTAACGTTTGGTCGGTAGAAACTATCGAAGAAGCCCTTTATTTGCTAACCAGCCACGAAGTAGGGCAAAAAAATAAAAGAGGGAAATACCCTAAAGGCAGCCTTTATTATAAAGTAGAAGAAAACTTAAAAACAATGAATAATTAA
- the rpmG gene encoding 50S ribosomal protein L33, which translates to MAKAKKGAVELVALMCGNCKNKNYTTPKNRRNITEKLEFSKYCKFCRSHTEHKEAKIK; encoded by the coding sequence ATGGCTAAGGCAAAAAAAGGTGCGGTAGAGTTAGTGGCTTTAATGTGTGGTAACTGTAAGAATAAAAACTATACTACTCCTAAAAATAGGCGCAACATTACAGAAAAGCTTGAGTTTAGTAAATATTGTAAATTTTGCCGCTCGCATACTGAGCATAAAGAAGCAAAGATTAAGTAG
- the secE gene encoding preprotein translocase subunit SecE — protein MNFNIISMLPGIVIGGIVLFVVVIARKRIVDFIKSSRIELKKVVFPTREKVIAQTKLILVSLVVMALFFGGVDLLLGQLMSFVFS, from the coding sequence TTGAACTTTAATATTATTTCTATGTTGCCGGGTATAGTTATAGGTGGTATAGTATTATTTGTGGTAGTAATCGCTCGTAAACGCATTGTGGATTTTATTAAAAGTTCGCGGATAGAGTTAAAAAAGGTGGTTTTTCCTACCCGCGAAAAGGTGATAGCGCAAACTAAACTAATATTGGTTTCGTTGGTGGTGATGGCCTTATTTTTTGGTGGTGTCGATTTACTGCTTGGGCAGCTAATGAGTTTTGTTTTTAGCTAA
- the nusG gene encoding transcription termination/antitermination protein NusG: MAKGWYVLSVFSGHENKVEKFIRILMEGGMQAVLDVKVPTEEVKRTTSANKTKIVKEKFLPGYILLEMDLPDRGWKVVLDAIYRTPGVMGILGQANGLKPQPISSDEAKAILQKTGEIKTERKFAVIEEYREDEVVQIKEGPFASFSGKVKALDKDRGRLTVLVGIFGQDTPVELEFSQVEKI, from the coding sequence ATGGCAAAGGGCTGGTATGTGCTTTCGGTTTTTTCAGGGCATGAAAATAAGGTAGAAAAGTTTATCCGTATCCTCATGGAAGGGGGTATGCAAGCAGTGCTTGATGTTAAAGTGCCTACCGAAGAGGTTAAGCGGACTACCTCTGCCAATAAAACCAAAATTGTTAAAGAAAAGTTTTTGCCGGGCTACATTTTGCTGGAGATGGATTTGCCGGATAGGGGCTGGAAGGTGGTGTTAGATGCCATTTACCGCACGCCGGGAGTAATGGGCATTTTGGGGCAAGCCAATGGCTTAAAGCCGCAGCCTATTAGCAGTGATGAAGCTAAAGCCATTTTGCAAAAAACCGGAGAAATAAAGACTGAAAGAAAATTTGCGGTTATCGAAGAATACCGTGAAGATGAAGTAGTGCAAATCAAAGAAGGGCCGTTTGCGTCCTTTAGTGGTAAAGTTAAAGCTCTAGATAAAGATAGAGGGCGTTTAACGGTGCTGGTTGGTATCTTTGGGCAAGATACTCCAGTTGAATTAGAGTTTAGCCAAGTAGAAAAAATTTAA
- the rplK gene encoding 50S ribosomal protein L11 produces the protein MAKKKVTAIVKLQCPAGAATPAPPVGPALGPHGVSAPEFVKQFNDRTSKMEKGLIIPAVIEIYSDRTFSFVLRTPPAAVLIKKALKLEKGSAEPHKVKVGKITQAQIKEIAELKAPDLNANDVNAAIKIIAGTARSMGVTVEA, from the coding sequence ATGGCAAAGAAAAAGGTAACGGCTATTGTTAAATTGCAGTGTCCTGCCGGTGCTGCTACGCCGGCCCCGCCGGTTGGCCCCGCTTTGGGCCCGCACGGAGTTTCGGCACCGGAGTTTGTTAAGCAATTTAATGACCGCACCTCGAAGATGGAGAAGGGGCTTATTATCCCCGCAGTCATCGAAATTTACTCGGACAGGACTTTTAGTTTTGTTTTGCGTACTCCGCCGGCTGCCGTTCTTATTAAAAAGGCTTTAAAGCTGGAAAAGGGTTCGGCCGAACCGCATAAGGTTAAAGTGGGTAAAATTACTCAGGCTCAAATTAAAGAGATAGCCGAACTTAAAGCGCCCGATTTAAATGCTAATGATGTTAATGCGGCAATAAAAATTATTGCTGGGACAGCGCGTAGTATGGGTGTAACGGTGGAGGCTTAA
- the rplA gene encoding 50S ribosomal protein L1 has translation MKRGKKYREAEKKVDRNKSYLTDDALGLVKEMAFAKFDESVEVHVCLNLKKSHSVRDTFVLPHQFTAEKRILVFAKREKADEAREAGAALVGDDDLIIKIKGGFLDFDICIATPDMMKEVGKLGPVLGRRGLMPNPRTKTVTNDIKEAVAELKKGRVEFRADKTGVVHLAVGKLSMNAEQVKENLLTFFGELMRKKPSDVKGEYIKSVYLSSSMGPSVRLENNAVTMA, from the coding sequence ATGAAACGAGGAAAAAAATACCGCGAAGCGGAAAAAAAAGTTGATAGAAATAAGAGTTATCTTACCGATGACGCGCTTGGCTTAGTTAAAGAGATGGCTTTTGCTAAATTTGATGAGAGTGTTGAAGTGCATGTGTGTCTTAACTTAAAGAAAAGCCATTCGGTGCGCGATACCTTTGTGTTACCCCATCAGTTTACAGCCGAAAAACGTATTTTGGTTTTTGCTAAACGCGAAAAAGCCGATGAGGCTCGCGAGGCTGGTGCCGCTTTGGTAGGTGATGACGATTTAATTATTAAAATTAAAGGTGGTTTTTTAGATTTTGATATTTGTATTGCCACCCCCGATATGATGAAAGAGGTAGGAAAGCTAGGCCCTGTACTTGGTAGGCGCGGTCTTATGCCTAACCCACGTACAAAAACAGTTACCAACGATATTAAAGAAGCTGTAGCCGAACTTAAAAAAGGCCGTGTGGAATTTAGGGCCGATAAGACTGGCGTAGTGCATTTGGCGGTGGGCAAGCTTAGTATGAATGCCGAACAGGTTAAAGAGAATTTATTAACCTTTTTTGGCGAGCTTATGCGTAAAAAGCCTAGTGATGTTAAAGGCGAGTATATTAAATCGGTTTACCTTAGTAGCTCAATGGGGCCTAGCGTG